A stretch of Coregonus clupeaformis isolate EN_2021a chromosome 37, ASM2061545v1, whole genome shotgun sequence DNA encodes these proteins:
- the bag3 gene encoding BAG family molecular chaperone regulator 3, producing MAQYKGSRSLSSMKTQSPMVDMANNNDPLPPGWEIKIDPQTGWPFFVDHINRTTSWNDPRHDVKKVSQLSQNGPSVPPELSPQEMQKSFVKDMKHPTLRQGYIPIPVCHEGVDLRQQHPCFSYIQPTALQNVRADRQTPSPTPTLHCRPRSPLQGPSESTTPEPCMSCSPSLQGPEGHPLHQPPRPSSTGLQAGYIPIPVIHERAGGHSQQAPVNPALYTQRFPAYSEHQPSFHRLQPEDWSSHHGATPSSRERASPSPSGLPQHRETAAIHIPPHIRSQSPLRAQVITERPQVQVHHHVPQRESPHRMEQEQEISQYPQTAQREADTQQRQQPQISQQPQQPPQQPQQYQGPQQPQQQQHYQQQPQQPQQPQQPQQPQQSQQLPQQPQQYQQPKQSQQYQQPEQYQKPQQPQQYQQPQQYQQPEQYQKPQQPQQPQQYQQPQQYQQPEQYQQPQQPQHYQQPQQSQQQPQPPQQPQPQPQLQPQQTANITVQMSPKPEAQEPVAVPAPQEDLPPKAENEPTAPCHPGLAKVQKIEERVAKLEQEVKCFDGKKNDKRYLLLEELLTKELLALDSVDPEGRVDVRQARRDGVRRVQNTLDALEMLDERPSGSVNESSMEGDSLPQKAEQPSMISQANVEMAREIS from the exons ATGGCACAGTATAAAGGATCAAGGAGTTTGAGCAGCATGAAGACACAGTCACCAATGGTAGATATGGCCAATAACAACGACCCTCTACCCCCAGGATGGGAAATTAAAATTGACCCACAGACAGGATGGCCTTTTTTTGTGGATCACATTAATCGCACAACAAGCTGGAATGACCCCAGACACGATGTCAAAAAG GTCAGCCAGTTGTCTCAAAATGGCCCAAGTGTGCCCCCAGAGCTGAGTCCTCAGGAGATGCAGAAGTCCTTTGTGAAGGACATGAAGCACCCCACCCTCCGCCAGGGTTACATACCAATTCCAGTCTGCCATGAAGGCGTAGACCTCCGTCAGCAACACCCATGTTTCTCCTACATCCAGCCGACTGCTCTGCAAAATGTacgggcagacaggcagacacccTCCCCCACCCCGACGCTCCACTGCAGGCCTAGATCTCCTTTGCAGGGTCCCTCCGAGAGCACTACTCCTGAGCCCTGCATGTCCTGTTCACCTAGTTTACAAGGACCTGAG GGCCATCCCCTCCACCAGCCCCCGCGACCCAGCAGCACAGGCCTCCAGGCAGGTTATATCCCCATCCCAGTGATCCACGAGAGGGCCGGAGGTCACTCACAACAAGCCCCTGTCAACCCCGCTCTCTACACCCAGCGCTTTCCGGCTTACTCAGAGCACCAGCCCTCCTTCCACCGACTGCAGCCAGAGGACTGGAGCAGTCATCATGGGGCCACGCCCTCTTCCCGGGAGCGTGCCTCCCCATCCCCAAGCGGGCTTCCCCAGCACCGCGAGACTGCCGCCATCCATATCCCACCGCATATAAGGAGCCAGTCTCCCCTCAGAGCACAGGTCATTACAGAGAGACCACAG GTCCAGGTCCACCACCATGTGCCACAGAGAGAATCACCCCACAGAatggagcaggagcaggagatcTCTCAGTATCCTCAAACAGCGCAGAGAGAGGCTGACACACAGCAGCGTCAACAGCCACAGATCTCACAGCAACCACAGCAGCCACCACAACAGCCACAACAGTACCAaggaccacaacaaccacagcagcaACAACATTATCAACAacagccacaacaaccacagcagccacaacaaccacagcagccACAACAATCACAACAACTCCCACAGCAGCCACAACAGTACCAACAGCCAAAACAATCACAACAATACCAACAACCTGAACAGTACCAAAAACCACAGCAGCCACAACAGTACCAACAGCCACAACAATACCAACAACCTGAACAGTACCAaaaaccacaacaaccacagcagccACAACAGTACCAACAGCCACAACAATACCAACAACCTGAACAGTACCAACAACCACAACAACCGCAGCACTATCAACAACCACAACAGtcccagcaacaaccacaacctCCTCAACAACCCCAGCCACAGCCGCAACTGCAGCCACAACAGACAGCAAACATCACAGTCCAGATGTCTCCGAAACCAGAAGCCCAGGAGCCAGTGGCTGTTCCTGCTCCACAGGAGGACCTGCCCCCAAAAGCAGAAAACGAGCCCACCGCTCCGTGTCACCCAGGCTTGGCTAAAGTGCaaaagatagaggagagagttGCGAAACTGGAGCAAGAGGTGAAATGCTTTGATGGGAAGAAGAACGATAAGAGGTACTTGCTGCTGGAGGAGCTGTTGACCAAAGAGCTTTTGGCATTGGACTCCGTGGACCCAGAGGGGCGTGTGGACGTGCGACAGGCGCGACGCGACGGAGTCCGGAGGGTCCAGAACACACTGGATGCACTGGAGATGCTGGATGAGCGGCCATCGGGGTCAGTCAATGAGTCCTCGATGGAGGGCGACAGCCTGCCACAGAAAGCAGAGCAGCCCAGCATGATCAGCCAAGCGAATGTGGAGATGGCCAGAGAGATCTCATAA